The genome window ACGAATTCCTGTTGAACGTGTACTTGAAGACGCGCAACTACGAGGATGCGCTCGCTTCATTGGATGAGATCCAGAACAAGGACCTCCGACTGCGGGAGGCTTATCAAAAGCTCGCCTACAACCGCGGCGTGGAATTGTACGAGGGCCGCAAGTACAGCGATGCCGCGCTCTTCTTCGAACGGGCGCTGAAGTACCCGGTGAACCAGGGCACCAATGCGCGCGCGCACTTCTGGATGGCCGAGAGCCATTACGGCAAGGGCGACCTCACGGCAGCGCTCCAGAAGTACGACGACCTGCGCAATTCACCCGGCGCGTACAGCACCGACCTGTATGAGCAGGCCGGCTATGGCATGGGCTACGCCTACCTGAAGCAGAAGGATTACACCGAGGCCGCCGTGGCCTTCCGCCGCTATGTGCTGAGCAAGAAAGGGGAGGCGAGGCAGCGCGCGGATGCCATGCTACGCACCGGCGATTGCTACTTCGTGCTGAAGGACAACGAGCAGGCCGTGAAGTGGTACGACGATGCCATGCGCACCGGATCGCCTGACCGCGACTACGCGATGTACCAGAAAGGCGTGTGCCAGGGACTGCTGCGCCGCTATCCGGAGAAGATCGCCACGCTGAAGGCGCTGCTCGCGGAGCTCCCCAACTCGCGCTACGCCGCCGATGCCAAGTTCCAGCTGGGTGAGACCTACATCGTGCAGGGCGGCGACAGCGAGGCGCTGAGCTATTACACCCAGGTGACCAACGTCCACCCGAACAGCCCGCTCGTGCGGCAGTCCATGCTGCAGAGCGCGCTCATCCACAAGCGCCAGGGCCGCACCGAGGAGGCCATCTCCGGCTTCAAGGCCGTGGTGGAGAAATACCCCACGATGGATGGCGCGCGTGACGCGCTCGCCGGACTGGAGAACATCTACATAGAGCTGGGCCGCGTGAGCGAGTACGAGGCGTACGTGCGTTCGCTGAAATGGGTGGACCCCGGCACGCTGGAGTTCGACGAGAAGTACTACCAGAGCGCGGAGAAGCTCTACTTCGAGGAGAAGTGCCCGCAAGCCATAGGCGCCTTCGGCGATTACATCAGCAAGTACCCCAATGGCGGCTATGTGCTCAACGCCCTCTACTACCGCGGCGATTGCCACTACCGTTCGGGCGCATACGACCAGGCGATCACCGATCTGGAAGAGGTGATCCGCCGCAATGGGGCGCAATTCATGGAGAGCGCTTCGGCCATGGCGGCCGATATCCTCTTCCGCGACAAGCGGTACGAGGGCGCGCTCGACCACTTCAAGCGCTTGGAGCCCATCGCGGCATCGCCGCAGAACACCTTGGTTGCGCAGGTGGGTCAGATGCGCTGCTTGCGGGAATTGGGGCGCATCGCCGAAGCCTCGGCCGCCGCAGAGAAAGTGGTCGCGAACAGCCAGGCGGACAACGACCTGAAGAGCGAGGGCAACATCCTCATCGCCCGCAACCTGGCCGACCGGGGCGAGCTTGATGCGGCCTACGCGAAGTTCAAGGCCGTTGCCACGGGAAGCACCACGGCGCGCGGCGCAGAGGCCAAGTACAACATGGCTTACATCCGTCACCTGCAGACGCAGTACCGCAAGGCTGAAACGGAAGTCTTCGAGCTGGCGCAGCGCTATTCCAGCCACGACCATTGGAAGGCGCGCTCCTTCATCCTGCTCGGCGATGTGTACGTGCAGCTCAACGACCTCTTCCAGGCGCGCGCCACGTTGCAGAGCGTGATCGACAATTGCCGCGAGCCTGACCTGGTGGCGCAGGCGCGCCAGCGCCTCGATGCCATCAACGCCAGTCAGGTGCCACGAGAGCAGCTCGTCCCCGGTGGATCGGACGAGATCATCCTTCCCCAGCCCGG of Flavobacteriales bacterium contains these proteins:
- a CDS encoding tetratricopeptide repeat protein; this encodes MMTLITRLPALLAALALGLLIHAQRPAHYTHQDADLINAIELFGMEKYGAAQYEFQHVADRISDLHDPRRTEAEFYIALCSVRLFNDDAGYRLKRFMTEHPEDLHVPLIKLELFRHSFNQKDWEDVIAWSDQVNASALSTSDAEEFRFKRGYAFFQTGNSEKALSEFAQVKDSEGLFGAPALYYTSHIHYERGNHETALQGFRRLEGNADFAPLVPVYIAEILFVQGKYDELAEYVKPLLADPQGIKRQAEINRLAGEANYRRGNYAEALPYLQKSAQRVGVDRSDRYILGYAYYKTGDCQKALAELITVANADDSLAQLASYHMADCYFKLNEKNYARNAFKKAYEIGKPGEGETKGDAKVTEDALFQYAKLAYELSFDPYHEAITALRSYLRAYPNTPRRDEAYEFLLNVYLKTRNYEDALASLDEIQNKDLRLREAYQKLAYNRGVELYEGRKYSDAALFFERALKYPVNQGTNARAHFWMAESHYGKGDLTAALQKYDDLRNSPGAYSTDLYEQAGYGMGYAYLKQKDYTEAAVAFRRYVLSKKGEARQRADAMLRTGDCYFVLKDNEQAVKWYDDAMRTGSPDRDYAMYQKGVCQGLLRRYPEKIATLKALLAELPNSRYAADAKFQLGETYIVQGGDSEALSYYTQVTNVHPNSPLVRQSMLQSALIHKRQGRTEEAISGFKAVVEKYPTMDGARDALAGLENIYIELGRVSEYEAYVRSLKWVDPGTLEFDEKYYQSAEKLYFEEKCPQAIGAFGDYISKYPNGGYVLNALYYRGDCHYRSGAYDQAITDLEEVIRRNGAQFMESASAMAADILFRDKRYEGALDHFKRLEPIAASPQNTLVAQVGQMRCLRELGRIAEASAAAEKVVANSQADNDLKSEGNILIARNLADRGELDAAYAKFKAVATGSTTARGAEAKYNMAYIRHLQTQYRKAETEVFELAQRYSSHDHWKARSFILLGDVYVQLNDLFQARATLQSVIDNCREPDLVAQARQRLDAINASQVPREQLVPGGSDEIILPQPGGNGQ